In Salinarimonas sp., a genomic segment contains:
- the groES gene encoding co-chaperone GroES, whose amino-acid sequence MKFRPLHDRVVVRRIEADQKTAGGIIIPDTAKEKPQQGEVVAVGPGARNEKGEVVALEVKAGDRVLFGKWSGTEVRIDGEDLLIMKESDIMGVLDASEAAKKAA is encoded by the coding sequence ATGAAGTTCCGTCCCCTGCACGACCGGGTGGTCGTTCGCCGCATCGAGGCCGATCAGAAGACCGCCGGCGGCATCATCATCCCCGACACCGCCAAGGAGAAGCCCCAGCAGGGCGAGGTGGTCGCGGTGGGTCCCGGCGCCCGCAACGAGAAGGGCGAGGTGGTCGCGCTCGAGGTGAAGGCCGGCGACCGCGTGCTCTTCGGCAAGTGGTCGGGCACCGAGGTGCGCATCGACGGCGAGGACCTCCTGATCATGAAGGAAAGCGACATCATGGGCGTGCTCGACGCGTCCGAGGCGGCGAAGAAGGCCGCCTGA
- the groL gene encoding chaperonin GroEL (60 kDa chaperone family; promotes refolding of misfolded polypeptides especially under stressful conditions; forms two stacked rings of heptamers to form a barrel-shaped 14mer; ends can be capped by GroES; misfolded proteins enter the barrel where they are refolded when GroES binds) produces the protein MAAKDVKFSADARDKMLRGVDILADAVKVTLGPKGRNVVIEKSFGAPRITKDGVTVAKEIELADKFENMGAQMVREVASKTNDLAGDGTTTATVLAQAIVKEGAKAVAAGMNPMDLKRGVDMAVEAIIADLKANARKVTNNDEIAQVGTISANGDSEIGRFLAEAMAKVGNEGVITVEEAKSLETELDIVEGMQFDRGYLSPYFVTNAEKMRVELEDAYVLIHEKKLSNLQELLPVLEAVVQSGKPLVIIAEDVEGEALATLVVNKLRGGLKIAAVKAPGFGDRRKAMLQDIAILTGGTAISEDLGIKLETVTLNMLGRAKKVVIEKENTTIVDGAGSKADIEARVAQIKAQIEETTSDYDREKLQERLAKLAGGVAVIRVGGATEVEVKERKDRVDDAMHATKAAVEEGVLPGGGVALLRAVKALADLKPANDDQKTGIEIVRRAIQAPARQIALNAGEDGSVIVGKVLENADYSFGFNAQTSAYGDMFAFGVIDPVKVVRTALQDAASVAGLLVTTEAMIAEKPKKASPAPAGAPDMDF, from the coding sequence ATGGCTGCCAAGGACGTCAAGTTTTCCGCCGACGCGCGCGACAAGATGCTGCGCGGCGTCGACATTCTCGCCGACGCGGTGAAGGTGACGCTCGGCCCGAAGGGCCGCAACGTCGTCATCGAGAAGTCGTTCGGCGCGCCCCGCATCACCAAGGACGGCGTCACCGTCGCCAAGGAGATCGAGCTCGCCGACAAGTTCGAGAACATGGGCGCGCAGATGGTCCGCGAGGTCGCGTCCAAGACCAACGACCTCGCCGGCGACGGCACCACGACGGCGACGGTCCTCGCCCAGGCGATCGTCAAGGAGGGCGCCAAGGCGGTGGCCGCGGGCATGAACCCGATGGACCTCAAGCGCGGCGTCGACATGGCCGTGGAGGCCATCATCGCCGACCTCAAGGCCAACGCCCGCAAGGTCACCAACAACGACGAGATCGCCCAGGTCGGCACCATCTCGGCGAACGGCGATTCCGAGATCGGCCGCTTCCTCGCCGAGGCCATGGCCAAGGTCGGCAACGAGGGCGTGATCACGGTCGAGGAGGCCAAGAGCCTCGAGACCGAGCTCGACATCGTCGAGGGCATGCAGTTCGACCGCGGCTACCTCTCGCCGTACTTCGTGACCAACGCCGAGAAGATGCGCGTCGAGCTCGAGGACGCCTACGTCCTCATCCACGAGAAGAAGCTCTCGAACCTCCAGGAGCTGCTGCCCGTGCTCGAGGCGGTGGTGCAGTCGGGCAAGCCGCTCGTCATCATCGCCGAGGACGTCGAGGGCGAGGCGCTGGCCACCCTCGTCGTCAACAAGCTGCGCGGCGGCCTCAAGATCGCGGCCGTGAAGGCGCCGGGCTTCGGCGATCGCCGCAAGGCCATGCTCCAGGACATCGCGATCCTCACCGGCGGCACGGCGATCAGCGAGGATCTCGGCATCAAGCTCGAGACCGTCACGCTGAACATGCTCGGCCGCGCCAAGAAGGTGGTGATCGAGAAGGAGAACACCACGATCGTCGACGGCGCCGGCTCCAAGGCCGACATCGAGGCGCGCGTGGCGCAGATCAAGGCGCAGATCGAGGAGACCACCTCGGACTACGACCGCGAGAAGCTGCAGGAGCGCCTCGCCAAGCTCGCCGGCGGCGTCGCGGTGATCCGCGTCGGCGGCGCGACCGAGGTCGAGGTGAAGGAGCGCAAGGATCGCGTCGACGACGCGATGCACGCCACCAAGGCCGCGGTCGAGGAGGGCGTGCTGCCGGGCGGCGGCGTCGCGCTGCTGCGCGCCGTGAAGGCGCTGGCGGACCTGAAGCCCGCCAACGACGACCAGAAGACCGGCATCGAGATCGTGCGCCGCGCGATCCAGGCGCCGGCCCGCCAGATCGCGCTGAACGCGGGCGAGGACGGCTCGGTCATCGTCGGCAAGGTGCTGGAGAACGCCGACTATTCCTTCGGCTTCAACGCCCAGACCAGCGCCTACGGCGACATGTTCGCCTTCGGCGTGATCGACCCGGTGAAGGTGGTGCGCACCGCCCTGCAGGACGCGGCGTCCGTCGCCGGCCTCCTCGTCACCACCGAGGCGATGATCGCCGAGAAGCCCAAGAAGGCGTCCCCCGCCCCCGCCGGCGCGCCCGACATGGACTTCTGA
- a CDS encoding DMT family transporter — protein sequence MKPALGVSLKILSALAFTLMAASIKLASATYPTGQLIFFRSAFALVPLIAWLAVSDAVVNAVRTHNLKGHLLRSIIGATGMVLGFSALAYLPLTEAVAIGYAAPLIVVVLAALLLKETVRAYRWSAVGVGFVGVLIMLSPRLGSEGLAEGASVGALFAIGAACCTAGATIQVRRLTATERTGAIVFYFTAVTTLIGLSTAAFGWIMPTPLDFAMLIGIGILGGIGQILLTESYRYADASLVAPFEYTTMIWATLLGWFVFGQWPEAAVIAGAVLVTASGIFVIYRERRLGLQRRKELETSSQRPG from the coding sequence GTGAAACCCGCCCTCGGCGTCAGCCTCAAGATCCTCTCGGCCCTCGCCTTCACCCTGATGGCGGCGAGCATCAAGCTCGCCTCGGCGACGTACCCGACCGGGCAGCTGATCTTCTTCCGCTCGGCCTTCGCGCTCGTGCCCCTGATCGCCTGGCTCGCCGTCTCGGACGCGGTGGTGAACGCGGTGCGCACGCACAACCTCAAGGGCCATCTGCTGCGCTCGATCATCGGCGCGACGGGGATGGTGCTCGGCTTCTCCGCGCTCGCCTATCTGCCGCTGACGGAGGCGGTGGCGATCGGCTACGCCGCGCCGCTGATCGTGGTCGTGCTGGCGGCGCTCCTCCTGAAGGAGACCGTGCGCGCCTATCGCTGGTCGGCGGTCGGCGTCGGCTTCGTCGGCGTGCTGATCATGCTGAGCCCGCGGCTCGGGTCGGAGGGGCTCGCGGAGGGCGCGAGCGTCGGCGCGCTCTTCGCCATCGGCGCGGCCTGCTGCACGGCGGGCGCGACGATCCAGGTGCGCCGGCTCACCGCGACCGAGCGCACGGGCGCCATCGTGTTCTACTTCACGGCCGTGACGACGCTGATCGGGCTTTCGACCGCGGCCTTCGGCTGGATCATGCCGACGCCCCTCGACTTCGCCATGCTGATCGGCATCGGCATTCTCGGCGGGATCGGGCAGATCCTGCTCACCGAGAGCTATCGCTACGCCGACGCCTCCCTCGTCGCGCCCTTCGAGTACACGACCATGATCTGGGCGACACTGCTCGGCTGGTTCGTCTTCGGGCAATGGCCGGAGGCGGCGGTGATCGCGGGCGCCGTGCTGGTGACGGCGTCGGGCATCTTCGTGATCTACCGCGAGCGCAGGCTCGGCCTCCAGCGCCGCAAGGAGCTGGAGACGTCCTCGCAGCGGCCGGGATGA
- a CDS encoding UDP-2,3-diacylglucosamine diphosphatase, with translation MTEDDQSIRVRTLFLSDFHLGTRDCQADMLLAFLRRYDADVIYLVGDIIDGWKLKKGWVWPQSHNDVVQKLLRKVRKGARLIYLPGNHDEFLRDYIGANFGGIEVCEKALHETAAGERLLVIHGDQFDMVVKHAKWLAHLGDWAYSLALVSNTYVNVVRRRLGLTYWSLSAWAKLKVKNAVNFISKFEEFLVEEARDQGATGVVCGHIHHAAQRDIGGMRYLNCGDWVESCTAVVEHYDGRLELIRWVEAMAAEAAEAADGEAPAPEPVRPARLARRRDAEIAPAAAGSKAVA, from the coding sequence GTGACCGAAGACGATCAATCGATCCGCGTGCGGACCTTGTTCCTGTCGGATTTCCATCTCGGCACGCGCGACTGCCAGGCCGACATGCTGCTCGCCTTCCTGCGCCGTTACGATGCGGACGTGATCTATCTCGTCGGCGACATCATCGACGGCTGGAAGCTCAAGAAGGGCTGGGTCTGGCCGCAATCGCACAACGACGTGGTCCAGAAGCTCCTGCGCAAGGTGCGCAAGGGCGCGCGGCTGATCTACCTGCCGGGGAACCACGACGAGTTCCTGCGCGACTATATCGGCGCCAATTTCGGCGGCATCGAGGTCTGCGAGAAGGCGCTTCACGAGACGGCCGCCGGGGAGAGGCTCCTCGTCATCCACGGCGACCAGTTCGACATGGTGGTCAAGCACGCGAAGTGGCTGGCGCACCTGGGCGACTGGGCCTACTCTCTGGCGCTCGTATCGAACACCTACGTCAACGTGGTGCGCCGCCGGCTCGGGCTGACCTACTGGTCGCTCTCGGCGTGGGCCAAGCTGAAGGTCAAGAACGCGGTGAACTTCATCTCCAAGTTCGAGGAGTTCCTGGTGGAGGAGGCCCGCGACCAGGGCGCCACCGGCGTCGTCTGCGGGCACATCCACCACGCCGCCCAGCGCGACATCGGCGGGATGCGCTACCTCAATTGCGGCGACTGGGTCGAGAGCTGCACGGCCGTCGTCGAGCATTACGACGGCCGGCTGGAGCTGATCCGCTGGGTCGAGGCCATGGCCGCCGAGGCCGCCGAGGCCGCCGACGGCGAGGCGCCCGCGCCGGAGCCCGTTCGGCCCGCCCGCCTCGCCAGGCGCCGGGACGCCGAGATCGCCCCCGCGGCGGCGGGCTCGAAAGCCGTCGCCTGA
- a CDS encoding glycosyltransferase family 1 protein, which translates to MRLLVATDAWRPQINGVVRSLEYMAELAPEFGAEVSLVTPSDFRSVPMPTYPEIRLALARPRAIARRIEELAPTHIHIATEGPIGIGARKICLAHGFPYTTSYHTRFPEYVAARAPVPERWIYRAIRRFHNTGRGIMVATDSLEADLRQRGFANILRWGRGVDTELFRPRERRVVEAPGPIFLYVGRVAVEKNIGAFLALDLPGTKVVVGDGPARAELERKHSDAVFLGAKTGEALAEVYASADVFVFPSLTDTFGIVLLEALASGLPIAAYPVTGPLDVVGDSGCGVLDQDLRAAALAALEIPRDRCRAYGETFTWRESARQFFGNIRKAAGNEPVVDVSRL; encoded by the coding sequence ATGCGCCTTCTCGTCGCGACGGACGCCTGGCGTCCGCAGATCAACGGCGTCGTGCGTTCGCTGGAATACATGGCGGAGCTCGCCCCCGAGTTCGGCGCCGAGGTGAGCCTCGTCACCCCGAGCGACTTCCGCTCCGTGCCGATGCCGACCTATCCCGAGATCCGCCTCGCGCTCGCGCGGCCGCGGGCCATCGCCCGGCGCATCGAGGAGCTTGCGCCCACCCACATCCACATCGCCACCGAAGGCCCGATCGGGATCGGGGCGCGCAAGATCTGCCTCGCCCACGGCTTCCCCTACACGACGAGCTATCACACCCGCTTCCCGGAATACGTCGCCGCCCGCGCGCCGGTCCCCGAACGCTGGATCTACCGGGCGATCCGCCGCTTCCACAATACCGGGCGCGGCATCATGGTCGCGACGGACTCCCTCGAGGCGGACCTGCGGCAGCGGGGCTTCGCCAACATCCTGCGCTGGGGCCGCGGCGTCGATACCGAGCTGTTCCGCCCCCGCGAGCGCCGCGTCGTCGAGGCGCCCGGCCCGATCTTCCTCTATGTCGGCCGCGTCGCCGTGGAGAAGAACATCGGCGCCTTCCTCGCCCTCGACCTGCCCGGGACCAAGGTCGTCGTCGGCGACGGCCCGGCGCGGGCCGAGCTCGAGCGCAAGCATTCGGACGCGGTGTTCCTGGGCGCGAAGACCGGCGAGGCGCTCGCCGAGGTCTACGCCTCGGCCGACGTGTTCGTCTTTCCGAGCCTCACCGACACGTTCGGCATCGTGCTGCTCGAGGCGCTGGCCTCGGGCCTGCCGATCGCGGCCTACCCGGTCACCGGCCCGCTCGACGTGGTCGGCGACAGCGGCTGCGGCGTGCTCGACCAGGACCTGCGGGCCGCCGCGCTCGCCGCGCTCGAGATCCCCCGCGATCGCTGCCGCGCCTACGGCGAGACCTTCACCTGGCGCGAGAGCGCGCGGCAGTTCTTCGGCAACATCCGCAAGGCGGCGGGGAACGAGCCCGTGGTCGACGTCTCGCGGCTCTGA
- the mgtE gene encoding magnesium transporter, with translation MADADDTLAPEIAAVGVSQASPPPVFRDEEDGGVSRGFLDAVRAALEAQDGEGLRSLVGDLHESDLGDLIEALFQEERLALFALYGPDLDFTALTEVDETIRVAMLRELPTELVVDGMRELDIDDAVYILEDLEDEEKFEILQKLPAMERAALQRSLDLPENAAGRRMQTQFIAVPPFWTVGQTIDFMRESQDLPETFYEIYVVDPTVRLKGSVSLDRILRTQRPKRIAEIMNPAEHAILATDEQEEAARVFQRYNLVSAAVVDAAGRMVGVITVDDIVDVLEEEADADIKALGGVKADEELSDSVWYITRSRFTWLFVNLLTAILASVVIGFFAEALEQMVALAVLMPIVASMGGNAGTQTMTVAVRALGTRQLGRANAMRIVRREIVVGLLNGAAFAVLMGIVAAVWFDLPSLGPVIGLALVITLVSAALGGIVIPLVLDRFKIDPAVSSGPFVTTVTDVIGFFAFLGIASVWFGIG, from the coding sequence ATGGCTGACGCCGACGACACGCTCGCGCCGGAGATTGCGGCCGTCGGCGTCTCGCAGGCGAGCCCGCCCCCTGTGTTCCGCGACGAGGAGGACGGGGGGGTCTCCCGCGGCTTCCTCGACGCCGTACGCGCGGCGCTCGAGGCGCAGGACGGGGAGGGCCTGCGTTCCCTCGTGGGCGACCTGCACGAGTCCGATCTCGGCGATCTCATCGAGGCGCTCTTCCAGGAGGAGCGGCTCGCGCTCTTCGCGCTCTACGGACCCGACCTCGACTTCACCGCGCTCACGGAGGTGGACGAGACCATCCGCGTCGCGATGCTGCGCGAATTGCCGACCGAGCTCGTCGTCGACGGCATGCGCGAGCTCGACATCGACGACGCGGTCTACATTCTCGAGGATCTCGAGGACGAGGAGAAGTTCGAGATCCTGCAGAAGCTGCCTGCCATGGAGCGGGCGGCGCTGCAGCGCTCCCTCGACCTGCCGGAAAACGCCGCCGGCCGGCGCATGCAGACGCAGTTCATCGCCGTGCCGCCGTTCTGGACGGTCGGCCAGACGATCGACTTCATGCGCGAGAGCCAGGACCTGCCGGAGACCTTCTACGAGATCTACGTCGTCGATCCCACGGTGCGGCTCAAGGGCTCGGTCTCGCTCGACCGCATCCTGCGCACGCAGCGCCCCAAGCGCATCGCCGAGATCATGAACCCTGCCGAGCACGCCATCCTCGCCACCGACGAGCAGGAGGAGGCCGCGCGCGTGTTCCAGCGCTACAACCTCGTCTCCGCCGCCGTGGTCGACGCGGCGGGGCGCATGGTCGGCGTGATCACCGTCGACGACATCGTCGACGTGCTCGAGGAGGAGGCGGACGCCGACATCAAGGCGCTCGGCGGCGTCAAGGCGGACGAGGAGCTCTCGGATTCCGTCTGGTACATCACCCGCTCGCGCTTCACCTGGCTGTTCGTCAACCTGCTCACCGCCATCCTCGCGTCGGTGGTGATCGGCTTCTTCGCCGAGGCGCTGGAGCAGATGGTGGCGCTCGCGGTGCTGATGCCGATCGTCGCCTCCATGGGGGGCAACGCGGGCACCCAGACCATGACGGTGGCCGTGCGGGCGCTCGGCACGCGCCAGCTGGGCCGCGCCAACGCCATGCGCATCGTGCGCCGCGAGATCGTGGTAGGGCTCCTGAACGGCGCGGCGTTCGCGGTGCTGATGGGGATCGTCGCCGCGGTGTGGTTCGACCTGCCGAGCCTGGGACCGGTGATCGGCCTCGCGCTCGTCATCACGCTCGTCTCCGCCGCGCTCGGCGGCATCGTGATCCCGCTCGTCCTCGACCGCTTCAAGATCGACCCCGCCGTGTCGTCGGGCCCGTTCGTGACGACGGTGACGGACGTGATCGGGTTCTTCGCCTTCCTGGGGATCGCGAGCGTGTGGTTCGGGATCGGCTGA
- a CDS encoding glutathione peroxidase, with product MPIRLAVLAAGLLALAPAAVLAAAGVAASSARAEEPAPMSRPTAHAFSFDGIEGGRIDLAAHAGRPVLVVNTASRCGFTSQLGGLQTLHERYGPRGLVVIGVPSNDFRQELSDNADIAAFCEGAYGVTFPLAAKSHVIGADAHPFYAWAARERPGQGPRWNFHKYLVGPDGRLAAAFGTTTAPTDPRVIMAIERALAAGT from the coding sequence GTGCCGATCCGCCTCGCCGTCCTCGCCGCCGGCCTTCTCGCCCTCGCCCCCGCGGCCGTGCTCGCCGCCGCCGGCGTCGCCGCGTCCTCCGCCCGCGCCGAGGAGCCGGCGCCGATGTCCCGCCCCACGGCGCACGCCTTCTCCTTCGACGGGATCGAGGGCGGGCGCATCGACCTCGCCGCCCATGCGGGGCGCCCGGTCCTCGTGGTCAACACCGCGTCGCGCTGCGGCTTCACGAGCCAGCTCGGCGGCCTGCAGACCCTGCACGAGCGCTACGGCCCGCGCGGGCTCGTGGTGATCGGCGTGCCCTCCAACGACTTCCGCCAGGAACTGTCCGACAACGCGGACATCGCCGCCTTCTGCGAGGGCGCCTACGGCGTCACCTTCCCCCTCGCGGCCAAGAGCCACGTGATCGGGGCCGACGCCCACCCCTTCTACGCCTGGGCCGCGCGCGAGCGCCCGGGCCAGGGCCCGCGCTGGAACTTCCACAAGTACCTGGTGGGCCCGGACGGCCGCCTCGCCGCCGCCTTCGGCACCACGACCGCGCCCACCGACCCGCGCGTGATCATGGCGATCGAGCGGGCGCTCGCGGCCGGGACGTGA
- a CDS encoding XRE family transcriptional regulator, producing the protein MEPTPTSLPARLRAARIARRWTLDQLADAAGVGRATISKIERGDASPTAAILARIAAGLEVSVASLFSENAAPAPAAASPLARAADQATWTDPESGYVRRNVSPPGAAGAAEIVDVTFPPGRRVLLDNPFGWHGLAQQVWALEGAIEITVGEVTTRLAAGDCLFLRLDRPVAFHNPGETPARYAVVLSRLTA; encoded by the coding sequence ATGGAACCGACCCCTACCTCACTTCCCGCGCGCCTGCGCGCGGCGCGCATCGCGCGCCGCTGGACGCTCGACCAGCTCGCCGACGCCGCGGGCGTCGGGCGCGCCACGATTTCCAAGATCGAGCGCGGCGACGCCAGCCCCACCGCCGCCATCCTGGCCCGGATCGCCGCGGGGCTCGAGGTCAGCGTCGCCTCTCTCTTTTCGGAGAACGCCGCACCCGCGCCGGCCGCGGCGTCCCCCCTCGCCCGCGCCGCCGACCAGGCGACCTGGACCGATCCGGAGAGCGGCTACGTGCGCCGCAACGTCTCGCCGCCCGGGGCGGCGGGGGCGGCGGAGATCGTCGACGTGACCTTCCCGCCCGGGCGGCGCGTGCTGCTCGACAACCCGTTCGGCTGGCACGGCCTCGCCCAGCAGGTCTGGGCCCTGGAGGGCGCGATCGAGATCACGGTCGGCGAGGTGACGACCCGCCTCGCCGCCGGCGATTGCCTGTTCCTGCGGCTCGACCGCCCCGTCGCCTTCCACAATCCCGGCGAGACGCCCGCGCGCTACGCGGTGGTGCTCTCGCGCCTGACCGCCTGA
- a CDS encoding GNAT family N-acetyltransferase translates to MPDAVVRRLDATEAAARCGELAEILLDCVAGGASVSFMADTTPEDARAFWAGVAESVAAGRTILVIAESAEGRLLGTAQVSAAGKPNQPHRGDLAKMLVHRAARGRGLGAALLAAAEREALAAGLWLLVLDTTPGTPADRLYTRGGWVPVGVIPDFALWPQGGLGATKVFYKDLRAG, encoded by the coding sequence ATGCCAGACGCCGTCGTCCGCCGCCTCGATGCGACCGAGGCCGCCGCCCGCTGCGGCGAGCTCGCCGAGATCCTGCTCGACTGCGTCGCGGGCGGCGCCTCGGTCTCCTTCATGGCGGACACGACGCCGGAGGACGCCCGCGCCTTCTGGGCCGGCGTCGCCGAGAGCGTGGCGGCGGGGCGCACGATCCTGGTCATCGCCGAGAGCGCGGAGGGCCGGCTCCTCGGCACGGCGCAGGTGAGCGCCGCGGGCAAGCCGAACCAGCCCCATCGCGGCGACCTCGCCAAGATGCTGGTCCACCGCGCGGCCCGCGGCCGCGGCCTCGGTGCAGCCCTCCTCGCCGCCGCCGAGCGCGAGGCGCTGGCCGCCGGCCTCTGGCTGCTCGTGCTGGACACCACGCCCGGCACGCCGGCCGATCGGCTCTATACGCGGGGCGGCTGGGTGCCCGTGGGCGTCATCCCGGATTTCGCGCTGTGGCCCCAGGGCGGGCTCGGGGCGACGAAGGTGTTCTACAAGGATCTACGCGCAGGGTGA
- a CDS encoding DUF4258 domain-containing protein, giving the protein MSDAGEKAPGGAPVRVTRSAFKARVSALLADGRVKVSLHLRRDHPERQISLAQIERCLRLGTVQTDPYLNRFGNWQAEIYRHLAGEGLTVVAALEWERQIIVVTAYR; this is encoded by the coding sequence ATGTCCGACGCTGGCGAGAAGGCGCCGGGCGGAGCGCCTGTGCGAGTGACTCGATCTGCGTTCAAGGCGCGCGTGTCGGCGCTTCTGGCAGACGGCCGAGTCAAGGTCTCGCTGCACTTGAGACGCGACCACCCTGAGCGGCAGATATCGCTGGCGCAGATCGAGCGCTGCCTTCGGCTCGGCACGGTTCAAACGGATCCGTACCTGAACAGGTTCGGGAATTGGCAGGCAGAAATCTACCGGCATCTCGCCGGCGAAGGGCTGACGGTGGTTGCGGCGCTGGAGTGGGAGAGGCAGATTATCGTCGTCACGGCGTACCGATGA
- a CDS encoding VOC family protein codes for MRLALVTLVVPSYEAGLAFFADGLGFSVVENTPLSETKSWVVVRPPGGGADLLLARAASPDQAARIGDQTGGRVAFFLHTDDFTHARARIEAAGGRFLETPRREAYGTVAKFADPFGNSWDLIEAAGV; via the coding sequence ATGCGCCTCGCGCTCGTGACCCTGGTCGTGCCGAGCTACGAGGCCGGCCTCGCCTTCTTCGCGGATGGGCTCGGCTTCTCGGTCGTCGAGAACACGCCGCTCTCCGAGACCAAGAGCTGGGTCGTCGTGCGCCCGCCGGGCGGCGGCGCGGACCTGCTCCTCGCCCGCGCCGCGAGCCCCGATCAGGCCGCCCGCATCGGCGACCAGACCGGCGGGCGCGTCGCCTTCTTCCTCCACACCGACGACTTCACCCACGCCCGCGCCCGCATCGAGGCCGCCGGCGGGCGCTTCCTCGAGACGCCGCGCCGGGAGGCCTACGGAACGGTGGCGAAGTTCGCCGACCCGTTCGGGAATTCGTGGGACTTGATCGAGGCGGCGGGGGTGTGA
- a CDS encoding DUF1232 domain-containing protein, with protein MSLRDGARRIRADLVTLARAVRDPHAPRTAKALAVLVVLYVVSPLDLVPDWNALTGLADDLLVVVGGLALLSRLIPPEQLADHRARVEAGRPPLPRGRARPLAGAVMWLVALTALAWWGYGWMAGA; from the coding sequence GTGAGCCTGCGCGACGGCGCCCGGCGCATCCGCGCCGATCTCGTCACGCTGGCGCGCGCGGTGCGCGATCCGCATGCGCCGCGTACGGCGAAGGCGCTGGCCGTGCTCGTCGTGCTCTACGTCGTCAGCCCGCTCGATCTCGTGCCGGACTGGAACGCGCTCACGGGGCTCGCCGACGACCTCCTCGTCGTCGTGGGCGGGCTCGCGTTGCTCTCGCGGCTGATCCCGCCGGAGCAGCTCGCGGACCATCGCGCCCGGGTCGAGGCGGGCCGGCCGCCGCTGCCGCGCGGGCGCGCCCGTCCCCTGGCCGGGGCGGTGATGTGGCTCGTCGCCCTCACCGCGCTCGCCTGGTGGGGATACGGCTGGATGGCGGGAGCCTGA